In Carassius auratus strain Wakin linkage group LG30F, ASM336829v1, whole genome shotgun sequence, the DNA window TTGTATGCATGCATTTCATACATGAAAATGTCTTTAGTCATGGAAATGAACATTTTAGGTTGCATTTTAGGGAGCGGTATTGGTTTGTCAGAATATTTGTTCTGGCTGTCACTCCATGGATAAACCACAGATTTCTATGCATTTCATGGATGCTTAATGGATGGATCTTTCTAATGTAGTACATTGTGTCTACAGGGAAGAGAAAAGCACCTATAGAGGAAACGTGTGGTGGTAAAGAGGCTCATATGTTCAATAATTCACATGCATCTGTAGCTCTGCACTGGGTTAAAAGGGTCAGCTGGCATCAGCAGGAGTGAGACGGCACACTacagacacattcacacactttACAGATCACAAGGTCAAAGGCCACGAATGAGCTTTACCAAGTCTTGACTCTTGTGAGGGCCCTTATTGCTGGAGATTCTCCTGTTTACCCTCATACCAACACTATATCAATTAAAACTGCATTATACATTATTCAGAGTGATCTTTCATACTTACAACAAGTAAAATATTTGGCAGTGGGGTCTGAATGGCCCGATAGTCAATAAGTTaacagcaaattttaatttttgggtaaaccattgctttaatatataattttgctTCTATACGGAGTAAGAGAATGCTTGCAGTTTATTGCAGTTATAGTACGTTCATATTAGCCCAGTATATATTTACTGTAAGGCTCTTCTGCCATCCAGATCAATTTAATATTCTCATATTATACTGAATAAGTCATTGaaacaaaactgcattaaattttaaattagccAGATCCATGAATAATACATTAATTGATTCATTCAtctaaaaaattgcattttatgcaGATTAGATTCATCATTGTGTTGTGTGATTTCATTTGATATTAACTATTTCTGAATGTCACGATTTGATGGCTTTCcttcatatattacatttaaaataataaataatatgcaataagctttatttaaaaaaaataaaataaaaataaaaacgtgaCTTGCATTAACCAAAAAGGAAATACTGCTGTATAGAGCTGCATTCAGCTGTGCTTCCTTGTGTAATTGTGTGAAGCTATACAGTGCTATCAGCTCTGTTAAGAGATTGAGGTCATCGCTGATAATAATGACAGCTTTTATGCTCTGCAAAcagttttttctttgttgttcattatttttagtgcaatacatttttcacagatttatgaaactataaaaaaaagatttaaatacaGTTCATACATCTCTTctatgatgaatatatatatatatatatatatatatatatatatatatatattttttttttttttttttcaatttaagtgAATGTGGTTTCATAACCCTGAGACTGAAAAATTCGGAAATTTTGGGGTACATCAtctctgataaataaataaaaaatcatttatatatataaaatcaacatataataatgcattcaaattgGGTTTTCAAAAGCACTTTCCTTATCACCATCTCAGACAATCTTATGCCGTTGTCCCTGCAGTTTTACCTGTTATGGACTTGacaattttttaaacaaatgatgcattttaaaactaGTTAGGGAGAAGAAAATATCTTGCATTGAACAAGTCTGGTGACTGTGCATGTGTTGGTAGACGGTGGGTGTCCCATCACACAGTTACTCGATTGTGTGAGGCAGTGTGAAAAGCTGCCAGACTAATGCTGTGCGAGTAAACAGCATCTGGAGATAGTAATGTTTGTAGAAGTGTCAGTTCCTTCTTTACATAATGTCTGTTGGAGAAACAAGATGTGATTTCCTCAGTCTGATAAACTTAGCTGTAGGGAATGTGTAGGAGGTCTAGAAAACCATTTAATCttctttttagaagaaaaaacTTTCATGAGCTGGAActaaatgtgaattaaaaaaagcTAGTAGTGCATATAATTCCATTAAACACATTGCTTTGTATCTTAAATGACTACATGCATTATTtcagttgtgttttatttgtacaaTACGCTTCTTCATGAAAAATGATTGCACCTGTTTTGCATTAAGCTTATGAGAATGACAAGATGTCGAAAAACCTTCAGAGAGCCTAATTTAGATTCAAGACACTATTTCTGTCCTGCCTTCATCCTGCAGATTTGAACTGatgaaagtttaatttgaaaCCAagcataagaaataaaaatgtttagaaTTACGTAATCGTTCTTAAGCAATTTACCGTTCCAAGACTTTTTAAAGGTGAAAAGAAAGATTTTTGTATTAGAGATTCAGTGCAATTCTGTTGAGCCCTCACACTGTATGATGGTTATGAGATGATGTTGTTGCCAGGGGAAACATCATCCTCTGGCAGCCACCTCCAAATTACTTGCATACATCCTGCCAACATATTTGCTGAACAACACAATGCAGTTGAAGCATTACAGAATCAGAATTGGGTTTATATGCTGCCTACATTTGCACTGAATCTTGGATTGATGATTTACTACCCAAGGTAACCTTATACATGCAATGCTTATCACATAATGATAAACAATGTGCAGCTGTAGAATACTGAATATTGTGCAGTAATTGTTTACAATATTAAATTCAGGCTTAATATTATACATCCTATACTTAATGTGTTTTGAATGCAACTTGTACAATGCAATACTAATCTTGTGTTGTTTTCTTCATCTCTTGCAGGGAACCTTAACCTAAATGAATTTAATGGGGGAAATTAGAAGAGTTTCATTAAGATGACACGCACACATCCACCTGATATACTAGTATCAACGGTGTATCGAGATGTTAAAGTGAATTCCCTCTTGAACCACTCCAAAGCCTGTCATCCCTCAAAACAATGTGATTCCCCATCCATCAGCAAACTGGAGAACACTcgaaaaagcaaaagcaaaaagaGGCACTGCCGTAGCTTTGACACTGAGTCTATGGACAAACCCCGATATCATACAATAGCAATGGAGTACCCATACCGAAGGGCTGAAAGGTATGCGGCCAATCCAGAGGTTGCCTGGAACGCCTTAGGTCGCCAACAAGGGCATGGACTCCATCGTTTTTCTTCCCCAGACATATTTAGCTACCGTCTCACTTCCCAGCCAATGACTGCTGAGATGTCTGGTGAAATTGCTgtgaaagaacaaaagaagagGACTAGATCTAGAAGTGCCTCATGGGTTCAGACCAGCCTAACTCCTGTATCTTTTGATGCTTCTCCTCCAGTGGCAAGGAGGGGTCGGGAAGCTCAAAGGGCACATCGAAACACTCAACCAAGGCCAGAAGTTTCCCCAAGAAGAGAGTCTTCCTATGCTGCCATGCGGTCACATGTGAATGAAGTACATCCCGTCAAATTGCAGCCGCAAAGGAGTGATACAAGCAGGTATTCCCCTGTATATGTGCCTGAAGGCTTTGATGAAGGAAGGCCAGAGAAACCTGCCACTAGTCCTCATGTTCGGTGCCGGGTGGACATCAAACCAGACGAGTCGGCCATGCAGCAAGGAGGCCGAAAGGCAGCTACACCCCATGTGGACATAACTTGGCAGAAGTATCCCAGCAGTGGCAGTCGGAGTATGACAGTGCCTCGCCATTTCTCAGCTTCGAGGACACCGACTCCCACTGACTCCTTCACTGGAGAGTACAGGAAGGCGGCGTACCAGTATTCCCAAAGTATGCCAGATAGCTACATGCAACCTATGGAGATCCCTTTGCAAAAGGTGGTCTCGCCTCGGGAGCCAAGGGAACACTATGGACGGGAACGAAGGGCTCATTCAAGCCCCAATGTGCCAACCAAATTTTTCTATGCAGAGGATTTGGGGAAGTATGGGTCTTCAGCTCCATCAAGGACTTATTATCAAGATGACCGATACAGCATTCCTAGCCAGCCCTACTCACCTAAAGTACAATATGTGCAAGATCCAAGGACTCACATTGTTCATACTGTACCTTCCCGGCAATACTATACAGAAGTCGACCCCTACCATTACCCTGGACAGCCTGTTTACCCTAAACCCTATGCTGCAAGTGAGCCAGGGGCGTATATAATTCAGACACCTCCAGCAAGAACTTTTTATGGCGATGACCCAAGGACATATCAGATTCAAACAGCCCCTCCTCGGATCTTTTACATGGCTGACACCTACACGCCACCAATGGAGCATCATATTCCTGCAAGGGCGTATTACACAGAGGGAAGAAGACATGCCCGTGTGGTGCAGCCACAATCAGAGGACTGGTATGGCTCAGAGGTTTCTGGCTACTCTAGCCATTACCCTTCCTTGTATGTTTCACAAGGTACTCCCACGAGAGTTAGACAAGATCCAAAGCTCACAACTTGGTATGCAAACCCATGCATGGAGCCTGCAAGAACCGTAACAGACCCAAGACCATACTCAAGATCTTGGGATAACATCCTTGATACCCATGTGGAGCGGGAACAGCCCGTACCCCGAGGGAAAAGCGATGAGAATCTTCTTTGTCAGGGGATACAAACTTCAAGTGAACGACCAAAACCTGTGGTTGTCAACCTTTCCAGCTCACCAAGGCGTTATGCTGCACTGTCCTTATCTGAAAACTCTTTGATTGACAAAAGTCCAACTGAGGCCAGGAGCTCTTCGAGTAAACTGTGGTTTGTCACACCTGAGATTACCATCACAGACAATGATATCAGACCAAGTAATCTTAGTAAATCAGAAGCACGCTCTGCAAGTTGGGATGTGCTGGATTCAAAAAGTGCCCCAAAACAAGAAGCCCCTCAACGTGAAGTGAAACCCCACTCTGGAGAATCCACCAAAGAGAAAATGCACAGCAGCACATCCCTAGAGCAAAGTTTAGAGCAGCTTGATGAGCTTCTAGCAGACCTGGTTATCGATTACAAACCTCCAGCCAGGACAAGTGAAGACTTGCTTGATCAACTCAAAAAGCTCATTGACGAAGAAGAAGCAGTATCTTCAGCAAGAAAGGACTCGATGGCAGGATCTGAAAGTGGCATTCCCCTTGACAAACAACCCACTTCAATAAAAATAGATCCTGACACACTAAGAGACACTGACGGGAGTTGTGACGGCCTGAGAAGTACAGAAGAGTGCTCCCCTGACCAGAGTCCCGATGAGGACGACACAATGATGtgttcaaacaataaatgccgtCGGACTGAGACCTTGTTTAACGCCTGCCTCTACTTTAAGTCCTGCCACAGCTGCTATACCTACTACTGCTCTCGCAACTGTCGCCGTGAAGACTGGGACATCCATAAGGAGAGCTGCCTCTATGGGCGAATCAGTAGTGTGTGTCGCCACGTTATTAAGCACTGTCGAGAAACCGCAGAGGTCCATAAAGCTTTCTCCCGTATAGCCAAAGTAGGATACCTGTCTCGGGGCAGAGGAGTCTTGTTCTTGGGTTTTCCAAATCCAGGTTCGTCCACAAATTTCCTTCAGTTTGGACTTGAAAGTCTTCTCATGTCGCCAACATACTTATCTCTCCGTGAGCTGGAGAGCTTCAAGGATAACCTTGGGGAATATTGCAAGGAGCTCCAAGAGGCGGGAAAGGAATATGACCCTAATGAATGTTTTCTCTTGAATGTATCCATCGCTGTTGGTGATCAAGTGCCTGACGGACCGTCGCCAAGGGTCCAAGCCCCAACCGTCAGGAAATTTGCCAAGATTGCGCTTGCCTCCTACAGCCCAGAAAAAAAAGTCCATCGGAAGGAAAGCGACATGGAGACGTTGATCCTGACCCCACCGCCAGGTATGGCTGACATTGACAAGGAAGGTGAGGAGGGAAGGAAAGCCCGGGAAATCTGCTTCATCAACATTCAGCGGGAGTTGAGGATACGTGGGGTGTTTCTTCGCCACGAGTACCCCAATGTCTACCAAAAGCTCTGTGAGTTTGTTGAGAACAACAGGAGGTTCACGCCCACTACTATTTACCCTATTGATAAAAGGACGGGCAAGCAGTTCATGTGCAT includes these proteins:
- the LOC113068011 gene encoding apical junction component 1 homolog; the encoded protein is MTRTHPPDILVSTVYRDVKVNSLLNHSKACHPSKQCDSPSISKLENTRKSKSKKRHCRSFDTESMDKPRYHTIAMEYPYRRAERYAANPEVAWNALGRQQGHGLHRFSSPDIFSYRLTSQPMTAEMSGEIAVKEQKKRTRSRSASWVQTSLTPVSFDASPPVARRGREAQRAHRNTQPRPEVSPRRESSYAAMRSHVNEVHPVKLQPQRSDTSRYSPVYVPEGFDEGRPEKPATSPHVRCRVDIKPDESAMQQGGRKAATPHVDITWQKYPSSGSRSMTVPRHFSASRTPTPTDSFTGEYRKAAYQYSQSMPDSYMQPMEIPLQKVVSPREPREHYGRERRAHSSPNVPTKFFYAEDLGKYGSSAPSRTYYQDDRYSIPSQPYSPKVQYVQDPRTHIVHTVPSRQYYTEVDPYHYPGQPVYPKPYAASEPGAYIIQTPPARTFYGDDPRTYQIQTAPPRIFYMADTYTPPMEHHIPARAYYTEGRRHARVVQPQSEDWYGSEVSGYSSHYPSLYVSQGTPTRVRQDPKLTTWYANPCMEPARTVTDPRPYSRSWDNILDTHVEREQPVPRGKSDENLLCQGIQTSSERPKPVVVNLSSSPRRYAALSLSENSLIDKSPTEARSSSSKLWFVTPEITITDNDIRPSNLSKSEARSASWDVLDSKSAPKQEAPQREVKPHSGESTKEKMHSSTSLEQSLEQLDELLADLVIDYKPPARTSEDLLDQLKKLIDEEEAVSSARKDSMAGSESGIPLDKQPTSIKIDPDTLRDTDGSCDGLRSTEECSPDQSPDEDDTMMCSNNKCRRTETLFNACLYFKSCHSCYTYYCSRNCRREDWDIHKESCLYGRISSVCRHVIKHCRETAEVHKAFSRIAKVGYLSRGRGVLFLGFPNPGSSTNFLQFGLESLLMSPTYLSLRELESFKDNLGEYCKELQEAGKEYDPNECFLLNVSIAVGDQVPDGPSPRVQAPTVRKFAKIALASYSPEKKVHRKESDMETLILTPPPGMADIDKEGEEGRKAREICFINIQRELRIRGVFLRHEYPNVYQKLCEFVENNRRFTPTTIYPIDKRTGKQFMCMIMAASEPRTLDWVANPHLLDDII